From the Solibacillus sp. FSL R5-0449 genome, one window contains:
- a CDS encoding DUF779 domain-containing protein, which produces MEKLVATEKAVEVIKLLKAKHGNLVFEQSSGCCDGTVPMCFQADGHYISSQLVCIGDIAGVPYYIDKHQAEYLKHMQVVVDIMEGRGGSFSLESAEGFAFLMKSKVMK; this is translated from the coding sequence ATGGAAAAGCTAGTGGCAACCGAAAAAGCGGTTGAGGTTATTAAGCTATTGAAGGCAAAGCATGGGAACTTAGTTTTTGAACAGTCTTCAGGATGCTGTGATGGTACGGTGCCGATGTGTTTCCAGGCAGACGGTCACTATATTAGCAGCCAGCTTGTCTGCATCGGGGACATTGCGGGTGTTCCGTATTATATTGATAAGCATCAAGCCGAGTATTTAAAGCATATGCAAGTCGTTGTAGATATAATGGAAGGTCGCGGTGGTTCATTTTCACTGGAGAGCGCTGAAGGCTTTGCTTTTTTAATGAAGTCAAAGGTAATGAAATAA